Proteins from one Fusobacterium periodonticum 1_1_41FAA genomic window:
- the rodA gene encoding rod shape-determining protein RodA: MQNSTYLKKISKFSVFFIANIILLFVISLSTIYSATITKSEPFFIKEIIWFVLGLIVFVIVSLIDYRKYYKYSMAIYIFNIIMLLSVLVIGTSRLGAKRWIDLGPLALQPSEFSKLLLIFTFSAYLINNYSDKYTGFKAMFMCFLHIFPVFFLIAIEPDLGTSLVIILIYGMLLFLNKLEWKCIITVFASIAGLIPIAYKFLLKEYQKDRIDTFLNPESDALGTGWNITQSKIAIGSGKIFGKGFLNNTQGKLKYLPESHTDFIGSVFLEERGFIGGSMLLLIYIVLLAQILYIADTTQDKFGKYICYGVATIFFFHIFVNMGMIMGIMPVTGLPLLLMSYGGSSLVFSFLILGVVQSVKIHRGNK, translated from the coding sequence ATGCAAAATAGTACTTACTTGAAAAAAATATCAAAGTTCAGTGTATTTTTTATAGCAAATATAATACTACTTTTTGTTATTAGTTTATCTACTATATACAGTGCGACTATTACAAAGTCTGAACCTTTTTTTATTAAAGAAATTATTTGGTTTGTGCTTGGTCTTATAGTATTTGTTATAGTCTCGTTGATAGATTATAGAAAATACTATAAGTATTCAATGGCCATTTATATATTTAATATTATTATGCTTCTATCCGTTCTAGTGATAGGAACTTCAAGATTGGGAGCAAAAAGATGGATAGACTTAGGACCTTTAGCTTTACAGCCATCAGAATTTTCAAAATTACTTTTGATATTCACTTTTTCAGCTTATTTAATAAATAATTATTCAGATAAGTATACTGGTTTTAAGGCAATGTTTATGTGTTTTCTACATATCTTTCCTGTATTTTTCTTAATAGCTATAGAGCCTGATTTAGGAACATCTCTAGTTATTATTTTAATTTATGGTATGCTACTTTTTTTAAATAAATTGGAATGGAAGTGTATAATAACAGTTTTTGCAAGTATAGCAGGGCTAATTCCAATAGCATATAAATTTTTATTGAAGGAATATCAGAAAGATAGAATAGATACTTTTTTAAATCCTGAGTCAGATGCTTTGGGTACAGGTTGGAATATAACGCAGTCTAAAATAGCTATAGGTTCAGGAAAGATTTTTGGAAAAGGATTTTTAAATAATACTCAAGGGAAATTAAAATACCTTCCTGAGTCTCATACAGACTTTATAGGTTCAGTTTTTCTCGAAGAAAGAGGTTTTATTGGTGGAAGTATGTTACTTCTAATCTATATAGTTCTTTTGGCTCAAATTCTTTATATTGCAGATACAACACAAGATAAATTTGGAAAATATATCTGTTATGGAGTGGCAACTATATTTTTCTTTCATATATTTGTAAATATGGGTATGATAATGGGAATTATGCCAGTAACAGGATTACCTTTACTTTTAATGAGTTATGGTGGAAGTTCATTGGTGTTTTCATTTTTGATACTTGGAGTTGTACAAAGTGTAAAAATTCATAGAGGAAACAAATAA
- the dut gene encoding dUTP diphosphatase yields MKKIQVKVVREEGVQLPKYETEGSAGMDVRANIKEAITLKSLERVMIPTGLKVAIPEGYEIQVRPRSGLAIKHGITMLNTPGTVDSDYRGELKVIVVNLSNEAYTIEPNERIGQFVLNKVEQIEFVEVEELDDTSRGEGGFGHTGK; encoded by the coding sequence ATGAAAAAGATACAAGTTAAAGTAGTTAGAGAAGAAGGAGTACAACTTCCAAAATATGAAACTGAAGGCTCAGCAGGAATGGATGTTAGAGCCAATATAAAAGAAGCTATAACTTTAAAATCTTTAGAAAGAGTTATGATACCAACAGGTTTAAAAGTAGCTATACCTGAAGGTTATGAAATACAAGTTAGACCAAGAAGTGGTTTGGCTATAAAACATGGAATAACTATGCTTAATACTCCTGGAACAGTTGATAGTGACTACAGAGGAGAATTAAAAGTTATAGTTGTAAACTTAAGTAATGAAGCTTACACAATAGAGCCTAATGAAAGAATTGGGCAATTTGTTTTGAATAAGGTTGAACAAATAGAATTTGTTGAAGTTGAAGAATTGGACGATACTAGCCGTGGTGAAGGTGGTTTCGGACATACTGGAAAATAA